TCCCACCCGGTCAAGCTCGCAGCGGAGGAACTCGACCCAGGCGTCGAACTCAGGGCTGTGGTGCAGGTCGATCCATTCGGCGTGCACAAAGCTCTCTGGGCGGTCGTCGCCGGCGCGGCCGGCCCAGTCGCCGTAGAGCCATTCGGCGACGGTGAGGACGGCGAGGATGGCGGCGTAGTCCTGCGTGCGCGCGGCTTCGCGCATGATCGATTGGAATTCTGCGCAGGGCACGGTCTCCGGGGTCTCACGGCGCTGCTGCTCGGTGACGCCCAGCGCCTCGAAGGAGCGGAGGAAGTAGGTGTTCTCCTCGCTGGAGATCATTCCGGCGAACTGGCTGAACCGCAGCCTGGCCTCCATAGTGTCCGCGGCTGTCATGGCCCCGCCGAGGAGGGTGAGGAACGCGTCGAGGAATCGGTGGTCCTGGATGAGATAGGCGGCCATGTGCGCATCCTTGACGGTGCCGCTGATCAGCTCATCCACGAACCGGTGGCCCACCGCCTGATCCCAGGCGGGCTGAGTCTGCTCTCTGAGCTGGGTGCTGAATCGCTGAGCCATACTCTCTCCTTATGCTCCGGCTGATCCGGTGTCAGCGGAGGGGAGAGGGTGTGCCGGTGCTGCGGCGGCTCGCCAGTCCCTTCGCCGGTATCAGCCGGATCAGGTTCAAAGGGTTGCCGCACCGCCCGGTGTGCGGGCCAGCGGCGTCTCAGTCCCTT
The sequence above is drawn from the Nesterenkonia populi genome and encodes:
- a CDS encoding TenA family protein; the encoded protein is MAQRFSTQLREQTQPAWDQAVGHRFVDELISGTVKDAHMAAYLIQDHRFLDAFLTLLGGAMTAADTMEARLRFSQFAGMISSEENTYFLRSFEALGVTEQQRRETPETVPCAEFQSIMREAARTQDYAAILAVLTVAEWLYGDWAGRAGDDRPESFVHAEWIDLHHSPEFDAWVEFLRCELDRVGPDAEATARDFFSRSVDLELEFFNAVYENGENL